One genomic segment of Pandoraea thiooxydans includes these proteins:
- the polA gene encoding DNA polymerase I: MSEQNYLKGKTLLLVDGSSYLYRAYHALPDLRGPTGEPTGAVYGIVNMLRRLRKDVHAEYSACVFDAKGKTFRDDWYPQYKANRPSMPEDLARQIEPIHEAVRALGWPLLMIDGVEADDVIGTLARRAAAAGMRVVISTGDKDLAQLVDDQVTLVNTMSNETLDPAGVSAKFGVPPELIVDYLTLMGDTVDNVPGVAKVGPKTAAKWLGQYGTLDNLIAHAEEIKGAVGNNLREALSWLPMGRKLVTVVTDCDLDPHVESIEASLPAQPEQRDQLRSFFKRHGFKTWLREVEAGDADDGESDADVGASPSEGRGELPRDYEMVVDWQTFDAWLQKIEAAELTAFDTETTSLDAMQAQIVGLSVSVAPGHAAYVPLAHRAPGAQTQLPRDEVLARLKPWLESEAHKKVGQHLKYDTHVLANRGIALRGVAHDTLLESYVLESHRSHDMDSLAERHLGVKTIKYEEVCGKGAGQIGFDEVPIERATEYAAEDADITLRLHYALYPDIERSEGLRYVYEKIELPVARVLGIIERNGVLIDSALLVKQSHELGTRMIELEAEAHKLAGQPFNLNSPKQIGEIFFQQLKLPVVKKTASGAPSTDEEVLQKLAEDYPLPKVLLDYRGLSKLKSTYTDKLPKMVNPATGRVHTNYAQAVAVTGRLASNDPNLQNIPVRTGEGRRIREAFIAPPGRSIVSADYSQIELRIMAHISGDERLTRAFTDGEDIHRATAAEIFGVSPQDVSSEQRRHAKVVNFGLIYGMSAFGLASSLGIERDAAKHYIDRYFMRYPGVANYMEQTRKSAKEHGYVETVFGRRLWLPEINGGNGPRRQAAERAAINAPMQGTAADLIKLSMIAVQDWLEQDRLGTLMIMQVHDELVLEVLDTELAVVREKLPELMCSVAKLRVPLVAEVGVGRNWEEAH; this comes from the coding sequence ATGTCGGAACAAAACTACCTGAAAGGTAAGACTCTCTTATTGGTCGATGGTTCGAGTTATCTCTATCGAGCCTACCACGCCCTTCCTGATTTGCGAGGCCCGACCGGGGAGCCGACTGGCGCCGTCTACGGCATCGTGAATATGTTGCGGCGCTTGCGCAAGGACGTTCATGCAGAGTATAGCGCTTGTGTGTTCGACGCCAAGGGCAAGACTTTCCGGGATGACTGGTATCCGCAGTACAAGGCCAACCGGCCTTCGATGCCCGAGGATCTGGCGCGTCAGATCGAGCCGATCCACGAGGCCGTGCGAGCCCTGGGCTGGCCGCTGCTGATGATCGACGGCGTGGAGGCCGACGACGTGATCGGCACACTGGCCCGGCGGGCTGCGGCCGCTGGCATGCGTGTGGTCATTTCGACCGGCGACAAGGACCTGGCACAACTGGTGGATGATCAGGTCACGCTGGTCAACACGATGAGCAACGAGACGCTCGATCCCGCTGGCGTGAGTGCCAAATTCGGCGTGCCGCCAGAGCTCATTGTCGATTATTTGACGCTGATGGGAGACACCGTGGACAACGTGCCCGGGGTGGCGAAAGTCGGGCCGAAGACCGCGGCCAAGTGGCTGGGCCAATACGGCACGCTGGACAACCTGATCGCCCATGCCGAGGAGATCAAGGGCGCGGTCGGCAACAATCTTCGCGAGGCGCTGTCGTGGCTGCCGATGGGGCGCAAGCTGGTAACCGTGGTGACGGATTGTGATCTGGATCCGCATGTGGAATCCATCGAAGCTTCGCTGCCCGCGCAACCCGAGCAACGTGACCAGTTGCGATCGTTTTTCAAGCGCCACGGCTTCAAAACCTGGTTGCGCGAAGTCGAGGCGGGCGACGCCGATGACGGCGAGAGTGACGCGGATGTCGGCGCGAGTCCGAGCGAGGGGCGCGGGGAGCTGCCGCGCGATTACGAGATGGTGGTCGACTGGCAGACTTTCGATGCGTGGCTGCAAAAGATCGAAGCCGCCGAGTTGACGGCATTCGATACCGAAACCACTTCACTGGACGCCATGCAGGCGCAGATCGTCGGGCTGTCGGTATCGGTGGCGCCGGGGCATGCCGCTTACGTGCCGCTCGCGCACCGCGCGCCCGGGGCTCAAACGCAACTGCCGCGAGACGAAGTGCTGGCCCGGCTCAAGCCCTGGCTGGAGAGCGAGGCGCACAAAAAAGTAGGGCAGCATTTGAAGTATGACACCCACGTTCTGGCCAATCGCGGCATCGCGCTGCGCGGCGTGGCGCACGATACGCTGCTCGAATCCTACGTGCTGGAGTCGCATCGCTCGCACGATATGGATAGCCTGGCCGAGCGCCACCTGGGCGTCAAGACGATCAAATATGAAGAGGTGTGCGGCAAGGGCGCCGGCCAAATCGGCTTCGACGAGGTGCCCATCGAGCGCGCGACCGAATACGCGGCCGAGGACGCCGATATCACATTGCGGCTGCATTACGCGCTCTATCCCGACATCGAGCGCTCGGAGGGACTACGCTACGTCTACGAAAAGATCGAGCTGCCGGTGGCACGCGTGCTCGGCATCATCGAGCGCAACGGCGTGCTGATCGACAGCGCGCTGCTCGTCAAGCAAAGCCATGAACTCGGCACCCGGATGATCGAGCTCGAAGCCGAAGCGCATAAGCTGGCCGGACAACCATTCAACCTGAACTCGCCCAAGCAGATCGGCGAGATATTCTTCCAGCAACTCAAGTTGCCGGTGGTGAAAAAGACCGCCAGCGGCGCTCCCTCGACCGACGAAGAAGTGCTGCAGAAGCTGGCCGAGGATTATCCGTTGCCCAAAGTGCTGCTCGACTATCGCGGCCTGTCCAAGCTGAAGTCGACCTACACGGACAAATTGCCCAAGATGGTGAATCCTGCCACCGGCCGCGTCCACACCAATTATGCGCAGGCCGTGGCGGTGACCGGCCGTCTGGCGTCGAACGATCCCAACCTGCAGAACATTCCGGTGCGCACCGGCGAGGGCCGCAGGATTCGCGAGGCGTTCATTGCGCCGCCCGGGCGCAGCATCGTGTCGGCGGATTACTCGCAAATCGAGCTGCGCATCATGGCGCATATTTCAGGCGACGAGCGCCTCACACGGGCGTTCACCGACGGCGAAGACATTCACCGAGCCACCGCCGCGGAGATTTTTGGCGTGAGCCCGCAGGACGTGTCGAGCGAGCAGCGCCGCCATGCCAAGGTGGTCAATTTCGGCTTGATCTACGGCATGAGCGCGTTTGGCCTGGCCTCCAGCCTCGGCATCGAACGCGACGCCGCCAAGCATTACATCGATCGCTATTTCATGCGCTATCCCGGTGTTGCCAACTATATGGAGCAGACCCGCAAGAGCGCCAAGGAGCACGGTTACGTCGAAACCGTCTTTGGTCGCCGCCTGTGGTTGCCGGAGATCAACGGCGGCAACGGTCCGCGCCGGCAGGCGGCGGAGCGCGCGGCGATCAACGCGCCGATGCAGGGAACCGCGGCGGATCTGATAAAACTATCGATGATCGCGGTGCAGGACTGGCTCGAACAGGACCGACTG
- a CDS encoding TIGR00730 family Rossman fold protein — translation MTKRRKVIPSLRMLADHERATAKKARASWQMFTIMAEFIEAAEYLSEIRPAVSIYGSARIKPKSPYYKLTMSIARKFSDAGFAVISGGGPGIMEAANKGAHGGASPTVGLNIELPHEQKGNQYQDISLRFRHFFTRKVTFVKNSDAFIIMPGGFGTLDELSEVMTLIQTQKSRHVPIILVGCEFWQGLLDWCRSTMLPMGLIGPHDLDLVTVLDDPDAILRAVFDFYDDHTEAEPQASDKMFYL, via the coding sequence ATGACCAAGAGAAGAAAAGTAATCCCGAGTCTGCGCATGCTGGCAGACCATGAGCGGGCCACAGCAAAGAAGGCGCGCGCATCGTGGCAGATGTTCACGATTATGGCAGAGTTCATCGAGGCGGCCGAATACCTATCCGAGATCCGGCCCGCGGTGAGCATCTACGGCAGCGCCCGTATCAAACCAAAGTCGCCCTACTACAAATTGACGATGTCGATCGCCCGCAAATTCTCCGATGCGGGTTTCGCCGTCATCTCCGGCGGCGGCCCCGGCATCATGGAGGCGGCGAACAAGGGCGCGCATGGCGGCGCCTCGCCCACGGTCGGGCTGAACATCGAACTGCCGCACGAGCAGAAAGGCAATCAGTACCAGGACATTTCACTGCGTTTTCGCCACTTTTTCACACGCAAGGTCACCTTCGTCAAGAACTCGGACGCGTTCATCATCATGCCTGGCGGCTTCGGCACGCTCGACGAGCTCTCGGAAGTGATGACGCTGATTCAAACGCAAAAATCGCGGCACGTGCCAATCATTCTGGTGGGCTGCGAGTTCTGGCAGGGCCTGCTCGACTGGTGCCGCAGCACGATGCTGCCGATGGGCCTGATCGGGCCGCACGATCTGGATCTGGTTACCGTGCTCGACGATCCCGATGCCATTCTTCGGGCGGTTTTCGATTTTTACGACGACCACACGGAAGCCGAGCCGCAAGCCAGCGACAAAATGTTCTACCTCTAA
- a CDS encoding homoserine kinase, translating to MAVFTSVTRDQLTDWLQNYALGQVLDFRGISSGIENTNYFLTTERGEFVLTLFENLTAEQLPFYLHLMRHLAGHGIPVPDPVPDGNGNLLGELCGKPATIVTKLAGRSHLQPTALHCAQVGDMLARLHLAGQDYPRFQPNLRSLPWWRQAVPAVLPFLDEQESTLLRAEMAYQEQVFASADYLSLPQGPCHCDLFRDNVLFIDGDPQAGTTDRLGGFFDFYFAGCDKWLFDLAVTVNDWCCEPESGQIDATRCLALLQAYHAVRPLGRAEAACWRAMLRAGALRFWLSRLYDYHLPRAAEMLKPHDPGHFERILRQRIGAPAVPWPQ from the coding sequence ATGGCCGTCTTTACTTCCGTCACCCGCGACCAACTCACCGACTGGCTGCAAAACTATGCGCTGGGGCAGGTTCTGGATTTTCGCGGCATTTCCTCCGGGATCGAAAACACCAACTACTTTCTCACCACCGAGCGGGGCGAATTCGTCCTGACGCTGTTCGAGAATCTGACGGCTGAGCAATTGCCGTTTTATCTTCACCTGATGCGGCACCTTGCCGGCCATGGCATTCCGGTGCCCGACCCGGTGCCCGATGGCAACGGCAACCTGCTCGGCGAACTATGCGGCAAGCCGGCGACCATCGTCACCAAATTGGCGGGTCGGTCGCACCTGCAGCCGACGGCGCTGCACTGCGCGCAGGTTGGCGACATGCTGGCGCGTCTACACCTGGCCGGGCAGGACTACCCGCGCTTTCAGCCGAATCTGCGCAGCCTGCCCTGGTGGCGCCAGGCGGTACCGGCCGTGCTGCCGTTCCTCGACGAGCAGGAAAGCACGCTGCTGCGTGCCGAAATGGCCTACCAGGAGCAGGTCTTTGCCTCGGCCGATTACCTTAGCCTGCCCCAAGGCCCCTGCCATTGCGACCTGTTCCGCGACAATGTGCTGTTCATCGACGGCGACCCGCAAGCCGGGACCACGGATCGCCTGGGCGGATTCTTCGATTTCTACTTTGCCGGCTGCGACAAGTGGCTGTTCGACCTTGCTGTCACCGTCAACGACTGGTGCTGCGAGCCGGAATCCGGCCAGATCGATGCCACGCGCTGCCTTGCACTGCTCCAGGCTTATCACGCCGTGCGCCCCCTGGGTCGGGCCGAAGCTGCTTGCTGGCGCGCGATGCTGCGCGCCGGAGCGCTGCGCTTCTGGCTCTCGCGCCTGTATGATTACCACCTGCCGCGCGCGGCGGAAATGCTCAAACCCCACGATCCCGGCCACTTTGAGCGCATTCTGCGCCAGCGCATTGGCGCACCGGCCGTGCCTTGGCCGCAATAA